GCCGAACACCCGGACCGGAAGGGCTGATCATGGCTGCTTACAACGCAAAGCTACGGGTATGGCGGGGCGACGAGTCAGGCGGTGACCTGCAGGACTACACCGTCGAGGTGAACGACGGCGAGGTGGTGCTCGACATCGTGCACCGGTTGCAGGCCACCCAGGCCGGCGACCTGGCCGTGCGGTGGAACTGCAAGGCGGGCAAGTGCGGGTCGTGTTCGGCGGAGATCAACGGCCGGCCGCGGCTGATGTGCATGACGCGCATGTCGACCTTCGACGAGAACGAGACCGTCACGATCACGCCGCTGCGGACCTTCCCGGTGATGCGTGATCTGGTCACCGACGTGTCCTTCAACTACGAGAAGGCGCGCCAGATCCCGTCGTTCACCCCGCCGAAGGATCTGCAGCCCGGCGAGTACCGGATGCAGCAGGAGGACGTGAACCGCAGCCAGGAGTTCCGCAAGTGCATCGAGTGCTTCCTGTGCCAGAACGTCTGCCACGTGGTGCGTGATCACGAGGAGAACAAGGAGAACTTCGCCGGTCCGCGGTTCCACATGCGCATCGCCGAACTCGACATGCATCCCTTGGACACCGTCGACCGCCAGGAGATGGCGCAGGACGAGTTCGGGCTGGGTTACTGCAACATCACCAAGTGCTGCACCGAGGTATGCCCCGAGCACATCAAGATCACCGACAATGCGCTGATCCCGATGAAAGAGCGTGTGGCCGATCGCAAGTACGACCCGATCGTCTGGCTGGGCAACAAGCTCTTCAGACGTTAGATCCTGCCGCTGACTCTGTGCTCACGGCGCAGAAGTGTGAGTAACCCGCACCCTGGGCGCAGTGTCAACGCGTACGCGCGCCGAGCGTGCGCGTAGATCGAGTTTCCGACCGAATTCTCGATCTCCATGCACCGTCGCGGTGACGCCCCCGCTTACACCGCGGCGCGATACCTGGGCGCCGCTGGACATGAGGCGTACGGTTGGTGACACAGACCACAACCGTCCGATCAGCGATGAGAAGGCAAGCTCATGTCACATCGAGAAACGATCAGCGTCAACGATATTCGCACCGCCATCCGAGAGCTCACGGTCCGTGCGCAGCTCGCCCGCAAGGAGGGCCGCTCCGGTGACGCCGCCGAACTGGACCGGCGGATCAGCGGATACCGCGAACAGCTGGCCGCCAGGCCCTAACTGCCGAGCTTGCGGAAAGTGCTGCGGTGGAACACGATCGGCGGCACATCGTGGACGACGATATCGCTGACCTGTAGCACGACGATGGTGTGATCGCCCGCGGGCACTTCCTGGGTGATTGTGCTCTCCAGCCACACGCTGGTGCCGTGCACGAACACCGCACCGGTCTCGCGCGATTGCGTCTCCAGACCCGCGAAGCGATCACCGGTCTTGGCCGCCAGCGTGCGCGCTGCCGCGTCATGCGACTCGCCGAGCACACTGATGCCCAGCGACGGCAGATTCTTCAGTTTGGGCCACGTCTCCGACGAGTTCTGCACGCAGAACGACACCAGCGGCGGGTCCAGCGACACCGGCACGAACGTGCTGGCCGCCAGGCCGATCCGCACCCCGTCGACCTCGGCGGCGATGGCGATGACGCCGGTCGGGAAATGCCCGAATGCCTCACGCAGCGAGGCCGGGCTCAGTTCAGTGTCACTCATAACACTTCCATCTTCACATGTAACGGTTCGCCACGGCGCGATCGGGGTGACCGCGCGCGAGCGGAAACTGCGCCCACAGACAGGACACACCTTCATCTTGGCCCCGATCCGCGCCGAGTGCCATGGTCACGCTCAGGCTGACCACAACCTTTGAGTAGCCTGACCCCCATGCCCAACGCGTCCATCCTGACCGTGCTGCGGGACCGCGCTGGTGACACACCTGACGGCCTTGCCTTCACCTTCACCGATTACGACCGTGATCCCGACGGTGTGCCCGAAACGCTGACCTGGGGTCAGCTCTACCGCCGCACCCGCAATCTGGCCGAGGAAATCAGTCAACACGGCGCACCCGGGGAACGCGCGCTGATCATCGCGCCCCAGGGCCTGCCCTACATCGTTGCGTTCCTGGGCGCCATGCAGGCCGGGTTCATCGCCGTACCGCTCTCGGCGCCGGTCCCCGGGTCACACGACGAGCGCACCAGCGCAGTTGTCGCCGACACCCAACCGGCGGTGGTGCTGACGACGGCCGCACTCTCGGATATCGCGACCCAGTACGTCGACGACGGGGCGGCGATGACCGCGGTGGTGTCGGTGGACACCCTGGATCTCGACGGCCGTGAGCCCACCGATACCGCGGACATCCCCGACGGCCCGGACATCGCGTATCTGCAGTACACCTCGGGGTCCACCCGCGCCCCGGCCGGGGTGATGATCAGCCATGACAATCTGGTCGCGAACTTCGATCAGCTGATGCCCGATTACCTGCCCCAGTTCGGCGGCGTGTTCCCGCCGCACAGTGCGCTGGTGTCCTGGTTGCCCTTCTATCACGATATGGGCCTCATGCTGGGCGTGGCGGCCCCGATCCTGGCCGGCACCCAGGCCGATCTGATGAGCCCCATCGCGTTCCTGACCCGCCCGGTGCGTTGGCTGCAGGCCATGGCGCGACATTCCCATGTCGTAACCGGCGGACCCAACTTCGCGCTGGACCTCGCCGCCCGGCGCACCACCGAAGCCGAGACCGAGGGCCTGGACCTTTCCGGTGTTCTCAGCATCATCTGCGGCGCCGAGCGGGTGCACCCGCCGACGGTCGCCCGGTTCACCGATCGGTTCGGCCCGTTGGGTTTCCCGCCGGAAGCGTTGATGCCGTCCTACGGTCTGGCCGAGGCGACGGTGTTCGTCGCCAGCGGTAGCCGTGGGCGGGCACCGAAGGCCGTGGAATTCGACACCGATCAGCTGGCGCAGGGGCACGCGGTCCGCGCACCGGGCGGCACACCGCTGCTGCGCTACGGCCTGCCGGAATCCTCCCCGCTGGTCCTGATCGTCGACGCCGAGACCGGCACACCATGCCCGCACGGCACCGTCGGCGAGATCTGGACGCACGGCGCGAACGTGTCCGCCGGGTACTGGCGCAAGCCCGACCAGACCGGAACCGGTTTCGGCGCAACGCTTGTCGACGGCCCCACCGATACACCGGCGACGGATTGGCTGCGCACTGGGGACCGCGGATTCATCTCCGAGGGCGAACTGTTCATCGTCGGCCGCATCAAGGACATGCTCATCGTGCGCGGCCGCAACCACTACTCCGACGATATCGAGGCCACGGTGTCGGATCTGACCCGCGGTCGGGTGGCGGCGATCGCGGTGGCCGACGAACAGGCCGAGAAACTGGTCACCGTGGTCGAGCTGAAGAATCGCGATCAAGACCTCGATGACCTGAAAAGCACCGTGACTGCCGCAATTTCGCGCGCGCACGGTCTGCAGGTTGCCGATATCGTGTTGGTCGAGCCTGGCTCGATCCCGACCACCACCAGCGGCAAGATCCGCCGCTCGGCGTGTGTCCAGCTGTACCGACAGGGGCAGTTCGTCCGGTTGGACGCGTAGCGCGTCCCGATGTGGATCACCCTCCTGGTCATGGCTGTCGCGGTCAGCCTGGAGCCCTTCCGCGTCGGCATGTCGGTGGTGATGCTGAATCGACCACGCCCGCAACTACAGTTGGCCGCCTTCTTGGCAGGCGGCTTCTCCATGGGCCTCATCGTCGGTGCGGTGGTGCTGCTGGTGTTGGATGCCCACCTGCCGGACTCCGCCCGGTTCACGCTGCCCAAGGTTCAGATCGTCATCGGGGTTGGCGCGCTGCTGGTCGCCGCGATCATCGCCGCCACCAAGGGCAAGCCACGCACCCCGCCAGATTGGGTGCGTCGGGCCCTGGACGGGCGCTCCCTGTGGGTGGCGGGTGCGGCGGGGCTGGGGATCGCGCTGCCCTCGGTGGACTATCTGGCCGCCCTTGCCGTCATCGGTGCCGCCGACGTGAGCGTCGGAACCCAACTGGCCGCCCTGCTGGTGTTCAACACCGTGGCCTTCGCGCTGGTCGAAATCCCGCTGATCGCTTACGTTTTGGCACCTGAGCGCACCAGGGCCACGCTCGCCGGGTTCAACGACTGGCTGCGGTCGCAGGGCAGGCGCGCGGTGGCGGCACTGGTCGCCGTGGTGGGCCTGGTGCTGCTGGCAGTGGGGTTCGCCGGTCTGTAGCTGACCGCTAGGGCTTGGGCGGCGGCTGGTTGTTCAGGACGTACTGCAGCCCGGCCATCAACTGCGATACCGGATCGGCCCCGCCACCGAATGCGGCCTGGGTGGCCGGCGCGGTGACCTCGGCCGGGTCGTACCCGTTCACCGGATCGACGGTGATCGGCGCCGTCGCCG
This DNA window, taken from Mycolicibacterium neoaurum, encodes the following:
- a CDS encoding AMP-binding protein → MPNASILTVLRDRAGDTPDGLAFTFTDYDRDPDGVPETLTWGQLYRRTRNLAEEISQHGAPGERALIIAPQGLPYIVAFLGAMQAGFIAVPLSAPVPGSHDERTSAVVADTQPAVVLTTAALSDIATQYVDDGAAMTAVVSVDTLDLDGREPTDTADIPDGPDIAYLQYTSGSTRAPAGVMISHDNLVANFDQLMPDYLPQFGGVFPPHSALVSWLPFYHDMGLMLGVAAPILAGTQADLMSPIAFLTRPVRWLQAMARHSHVVTGGPNFALDLAARRTTEAETEGLDLSGVLSIICGAERVHPPTVARFTDRFGPLGFPPEALMPSYGLAEATVFVASGSRGRAPKAVEFDTDQLAQGHAVRAPGGTPLLRYGLPESSPLVLIVDAETGTPCPHGTVGEIWTHGANVSAGYWRKPDQTGTGFGATLVDGPTDTPATDWLRTGDRGFISEGELFIVGRIKDMLIVRGRNHYSDDIEATVSDLTRGRVAAIAVADEQAEKLVTVVELKNRDQDLDDLKSTVTAAISRAHGLQVADIVLVEPGSIPTTTSGKIRRSACVQLYRQGQFVRLDA
- a CDS encoding GAP family protein, which encodes MWITLLVMAVAVSLEPFRVGMSVVMLNRPRPQLQLAAFLAGGFSMGLIVGAVVLLVLDAHLPDSARFTLPKVQIVIGVGALLVAAIIAATKGKPRTPPDWVRRALDGRSLWVAGAAGLGIALPSVDYLAALAVIGAADVSVGTQLAALLVFNTVAFALVEIPLIAYVLAPERTRATLAGFNDWLRSQGRRAVAALVAVVGLVLLAVGFAGL
- a CDS encoding succinate dehydrogenase/fumarate reductase iron-sulfur subunit is translated as MAAYNAKLRVWRGDESGGDLQDYTVEVNDGEVVLDIVHRLQATQAGDLAVRWNCKAGKCGSCSAEINGRPRLMCMTRMSTFDENETVTITPLRTFPVMRDLVTDVSFNYEKARQIPSFTPPKDLQPGEYRMQQEDVNRSQEFRKCIECFLCQNVCHVVRDHEENKENFAGPRFHMRIAELDMHPLDTVDRQEMAQDEFGLGYCNITKCCTEVCPEHIKITDNALIPMKERVADRKYDPIVWLGNKLFRR
- a CDS encoding flavin reductase family protein; the encoded protein is MSDTELSPASLREAFGHFPTGVIAIAAEVDGVRIGLAASTFVPVSLDPPLVSFCVQNSSETWPKLKNLPSLGISVLGESHDAAARTLAAKTGDRFAGLETQSRETGAVFVHGTSVWLESTITQEVPAGDHTIVVLQVSDIVVHDVPPIVFHRSTFRKLGS